The nucleotide sequence GTTGACGTTTACAAAGTGAACACGGACGAGGAGCAGGAGCTCTCCGCCGCGTTCGGAATCCAGAGCATTCCCACCCTGCTGTTCGTGCCGCAGACGGGCAAACCCGCCGTCGTGCAGGGCGCTTTGCCCAAGGCCGGAGTAAAGGAAGCCATTGAAAAAGTGCTGGGCGTCAAACAAGGAGCCGACAATGCCGGATAAAAAAGCGTATATTGACGAAAAACTGTGCGACGGCTCGCCTTTCTGCGCCGTGCGCCGGGCCTGCCCCGCAGGAGCGGTGACCCAGAAAAACGGCGTATTGGGCGGAACCGCTGTCGTGGATCCCGCCAAATGCATCGGCTGCGGGAAATGCGCAGCAGTCTGCCCGCACAAAGCCGTGCGGCTGAACTGAAAGCAATAATAATCCCCGTAAATGAACGCGAAACCGCCCTGGCAGGCGGTTTCGCGTTTTTATTGTTTCAGGATATTGCCATTACGGGCTTATGTGTCTATAATGCAGGTGTACTTTTCAAGGAGAAAAGAAAATGGAAAAACCCACTAAAAAACCAAATTGTCCCAATTTTTCGTCCGGCCCTTGCGCCAAGCGCCCCGGCTGGACCGTGGAAGCCCTTAAAAACGCGCTGGTCGGCCGCTCGCACCGCTCCAAACCCGGGAAAGCCCGCCTCAACGAAGTTTCCGAACGTATGAAAAGAGTGCTCGGCCTGCCGAAGGATTACAGGATAGGGATAGTCGCCGGCTCCGACACTGGCGCGGTCGAACTCGCCATGTGGACGATGCTCGGCTCCCGCCCGGTGGACATGTTCGGCTGGGAATCGTTCAGCAAAGGCTGGATTACCGACGCGGTGAAACAGCTCAAACTCAAGGACGTGAACGAATATAAAGCCGATTACGGCAAGCTCGCCGACCTTTCAAAAGCCAACCCGAAACACGTTATAGATCG is from Elusimicrobiaceae bacterium and encodes:
- the trxA gene encoding thioredoxin — protein: MEHLTAQSFKTKVFDYQASSEWKFSGERPCIVDFYAEWCGPCKMLSPVLAEVAEEYAGKVDVYKVNTDEEQELSAAFGIQSIPTLLFVPQTGKPAVVQGALPKAGVKEAIEKVLGVKQGADNAG
- a CDS encoding 4Fe-4S binding protein; the encoded protein is MPDKKAYIDEKLCDGSPFCAVRRACPAGAVTQKNGVLGGTAVVDPAKCIGCGKCAAVCPHKAVRLN